Proteins encoded together in one Saccopteryx leptura isolate mSacLep1 chromosome 7, mSacLep1_pri_phased_curated, whole genome shotgun sequence window:
- the PHOSPHO2 gene encoding pyridoxal phosphate phosphatase PHOSPHO2 has product MKILLVFDFDNTIIDDNSDTWIVQCAPEKKLPMELRDSYEKGFWTEFMGRVFKYLGDEGIREDEMKRTMTSMPFTPGMVELLDFIRKNKDKFDCIIISDSNSVFIDWVLEATNFHDVFDKVFTNPAAFDGSGHLTVENYHAHSCKRCPKNLCKNVVLVEFVDKQLQQGVNYTQIVYIGDGGNDLCPVSFLKKNDVAMPRKGYTLQKTLSRMSQNLEPMESCVVVWSSGIEIISHLQFLIKE; this is encoded by the coding sequence ATGAAAATTTTGCTGGTTTTTGACTTTGACAATACAATCATAGATGACAATAGTGACACCTGGATTGTACAGTGTGCTCCAGAGAAAAAACTTCCTATGGAACTACGAGATTCTTATGAAAAAGGATTTTGGACAGAATTTATGGGCAGAGTCTTTAAGTATTTGGGAGATGAAGGTATAAGAgaagatgaaatgaaaagaaCAATGACATCAATGCCTTTCACTCCCGGAATGGTGGAGCTTTTAGACTTTATAAGAAAGAACAAGGATAAATTTGATTGCATCATTATTTCAGATTCAAATTCTGTCTTCATAGATTGGGTTTTAGAAGCTACCAATTTTCATGATGTGTTTGATAAAGTCTTTACAAATCCGGCAGCTTTTGATGGCAGTGGTCATCTCACCGTTGAAAATTACCATGCTCATTCTTGCAAAAGGTGCCCCAAAAATCTTTGTAAAAATGTAGTGTTGGTAGAATTTGTAGATAAACAGTTACAACAGGGAGTCAATTATACCCAAATTGTTTATATAGGTGATGGTGGAAATGATCTTTGCCCAGTATCCTTTCTAAAGAAGAATGACGTTGCCATGCCACGGAAAGGATATACTTTACAGAAAACTCTATCCAGAATGTCGCAAAACCTTGAGCCTATGGAATCTTGTGTTGTAGTTTGGTCTTCAGGTATTGAAATAATTTCTCATTTACAATTTCTAATAAAGGAGTAA